One Pseudoalteromonas sp. NC201 DNA segment encodes these proteins:
- a CDS encoding FecR family protein produces the protein MTPLSDDLAIIEEQAADWLLVLDEQQISPHDSTHYPQPLNAWLAENPLHSDVFNNMLELWTLSAQLDDDYVTQQLAQLDAQNATAATDIKPQSKRRAQPWYLAIAATLLLVSLVTFMAPEQPLQQAPVASAKPAPVDTVYSEFFQTKVNEHRTITLDDNSQVDLGANSQLAVRYSNTSRELLLYQGEALFSVSKDKQRPFIVRYQNNQVEALGTVFNVRANPASIRVDVLEGRVAVTQQQAIKLTQGQAVEVTQQGEVTRSKAQGEALTMAWQKGYLVYQNAELGNVLNDVSRYSEIKVKLSDQRLAKLTYNGTFLTTEIGDWINSLEKIYPITVMQKGEEYTLIAN, from the coding sequence ATGACTCCATTATCTGACGATTTAGCAATAATTGAAGAACAAGCCGCTGATTGGTTATTAGTCTTAGACGAGCAGCAGATCTCACCTCATGACAGCACTCACTATCCACAGCCGCTAAACGCTTGGCTAGCTGAAAATCCGCTACACAGTGATGTGTTCAACAACATGTTGGAGCTTTGGACGCTTTCAGCCCAACTTGACGATGACTATGTTACTCAGCAGCTTGCACAGCTGGATGCACAAAACGCCACGGCTGCAACTGACATTAAGCCACAGTCCAAACGCCGCGCTCAGCCTTGGTATCTTGCGATTGCCGCGACTTTGCTGCTGGTTAGTTTGGTGACTTTTATGGCACCAGAGCAGCCACTACAGCAAGCACCTGTTGCCAGTGCGAAGCCAGCCCCTGTCGATACAGTGTACAGCGAGTTCTTTCAAACTAAGGTCAATGAGCATCGCACCATTACCCTTGATGATAATAGTCAGGTTGATTTAGGGGCCAATAGCCAATTAGCTGTTCGCTACAGCAACACTTCAAGAGAACTGCTGTTGTATCAAGGTGAGGCGCTGTTTAGCGTGAGTAAAGACAAGCAGAGACCGTTTATCGTGCGCTACCAAAACAACCAAGTTGAGGCGCTAGGCACAGTGTTTAATGTTCGCGCCAATCCGGCTTCAATTAGAGTCGATGTGCTTGAGGGCCGTGTGGCTGTGACTCAGCAACAAGCGATCAAATTGACCCAAGGGCAAGCGGTAGAAGTCACACAGCAAGGCGAAGTTACCCGCAGTAAAGCCCAGGGTGAAGCGTTGACCATGGCGTGGCAAAAAGGCTACTTAGTGTATCAAAACGCAGAATTAGGCAATGTGCTTAATGATGTGTCGCGATATAGCGAAATCAAAGTGAAGTTAAGCGATCAACGCCTAGCAAAACTGACCTACAACGGCACCTTTTTAACCACTGAAATAGGCGATTGGATCAACAGTTTAGAAAAAATTTATCCGATCACCGTGATGCAAAAAGGCGAGGAATACACCCTAATCGCAAATTAG
- a CDS encoding TonB-dependent receptor: protein MLFKLLIPLLAWLIWFGGVAFATTDHQFNLPKATLQQRLLDIAAQSGWQLSAAEIPDNISVEQITGRYTLEQVLLTSFQQAAYDFSLDPEQQRIFVTPKKLESAQHFERIIVTGVSGKNRSILNSSISITQLASLQLEKQTPYSSAEALKNITGFWVEDSGGETNNNVAPRGLRGGEGFRFISLMEDGLPVTYDGIWGDFFLRPDLTHQAIEAVRGGSSGIFTVNGPAAMVNYIGRRGSENPFNLVKVSQGLSYDYTRFDGVFSGALNDEWFYTVGGFYRTSDGIREPGYQSDLGGQVSARMSWLTDAFELDFSYKHLNDKTSFYAPLVMQNSGEIRELASLPYDDGTLLSDDLRSLTFFTPEGRVQRDLEDAQQTRLNSYTLLFNTPLFEHVNLSNRTRFSSLNNDLYTLMNLGNQTIVDATSRLQHADITEFKRHFANSALRPRYLRYSDNTLVANPATLNGNGLVTASYPLYSRYRQQQLVNHFSVDYLDAQWSLTLGHIYARSDFDELPLDKWLGALLTDVKHQPERLDIVLVDGQENVIANFTEQGFLSYAGPVYLSGSGLSQSHSLYANIDWQLTENLRVDLALRNEHLNLTSTLLEGVKSYTDSSKATYSHYLPATTLRDSFTQNALSIGANYQIGDAMAIFARYSDAFEMPRLINYGNGRGWAKSEEERVQQDFGQPIRLALGEVGLRYQTADWQFSGALFETKFDPLPLTVYRGAATTQQAVSINTQTRGLEFEFDYQYSPALQFRAIGVWQDAGFYGIPKQLPQSEFNGNQITRTPELQLRLTPEYKAGPITAAITWSYVGKRYSDIANRFALPAYQTWDLFTELAINEQLSAQLEVKNLTNALGLTEGNPRDDLSHQEAIFYARPIFGRTIKLSLSYQF, encoded by the coding sequence ATGTTATTCAAGCTATTAATCCCGCTGTTAGCGTGGTTAATATGGTTTGGTGGCGTTGCATTTGCTACCACGGATCATCAATTTAACTTGCCTAAAGCGACTTTGCAGCAGCGTTTACTCGATATTGCTGCGCAAAGTGGTTGGCAGTTAAGTGCAGCCGAAATTCCAGATAACATTAGCGTTGAGCAGATAACTGGCCGCTACACCCTCGAACAAGTCTTGCTCACCAGTTTTCAACAAGCCGCCTACGACTTTTCCCTAGACCCAGAGCAGCAGCGTATTTTTGTGACTCCTAAAAAACTTGAGTCTGCACAACACTTTGAGCGCATTATCGTAACGGGTGTAAGCGGCAAAAACCGTAGCATTTTAAACTCGTCTATTTCAATCACTCAGCTCGCAAGCCTACAACTTGAAAAACAAACACCGTATTCCAGTGCAGAAGCGCTTAAAAATATCACCGGCTTTTGGGTTGAAGACTCGGGTGGCGAAACTAACAATAATGTTGCGCCAAGGGGACTTAGAGGCGGCGAAGGGTTTAGATTTATTAGCCTGATGGAAGATGGTTTACCCGTGACCTATGACGGTATTTGGGGGGACTTTTTTTTACGTCCAGACTTAACCCATCAAGCCATTGAAGCGGTGCGGGGCGGCAGTAGCGGTATTTTTACCGTGAACGGGCCTGCGGCAATGGTGAACTATATCGGCAGGCGAGGCTCAGAAAATCCTTTTAATTTAGTGAAAGTGAGTCAGGGATTGAGCTATGACTACACTCGTTTTGATGGCGTATTTAGCGGAGCGTTGAATGATGAATGGTTTTATACGGTAGGCGGGTTTTATCGTACTTCCGATGGTATTCGGGAGCCGGGTTATCAAAGCGACTTAGGCGGCCAAGTGAGTGCGCGCATGAGCTGGTTAACCGATGCATTTGAGCTTGATTTTAGCTATAAACATTTAAACGATAAAACCAGTTTTTACGCGCCTTTAGTGATGCAAAATAGCGGCGAAATTCGAGAGCTGGCGAGCCTGCCTTATGACGATGGAACCCTACTGAGCGACGATCTCAGGTCGCTCACCTTCTTCACTCCAGAAGGACGCGTGCAGCGTGACCTAGAAGACGCTCAGCAAACACGCCTAAATAGCTACACTTTACTATTTAATACGCCGCTTTTTGAACACGTTAACCTGAGCAATCGTACGCGATTTTCAAGCCTAAACAATGATTTGTATACCTTAATGAATTTGGGCAACCAAACCATAGTCGACGCCACAAGCCGATTACAACACGCTGATATCACCGAATTTAAACGCCACTTTGCAAATAGCGCATTGCGCCCTCGATACTTACGTTATTCAGATAACACTTTAGTTGCCAACCCTGCAACGCTTAATGGTAATGGTCTCGTGACCGCTAGTTATCCTTTATATTCACGTTACAGGCAACAGCAGCTGGTAAATCATTTTAGTGTGGACTATCTCGACGCGCAGTGGTCACTGACCCTCGGCCATATTTACGCTCGAAGTGATTTCGACGAGTTACCACTAGATAAATGGCTTGGCGCGTTACTAACGGATGTAAAGCATCAACCAGAACGGCTGGACATCGTACTGGTTGATGGGCAAGAAAATGTGATTGCCAATTTTACCGAGCAAGGTTTTTTATCTTACGCCGGTCCCGTTTATTTAAGCGGTAGCGGCTTGTCTCAATCACATTCGCTGTATGCCAATATTGACTGGCAGCTCACTGAAAACCTTAGAGTTGATTTGGCACTTCGTAATGAACATCTGAATCTCACCAGCACGCTACTTGAAGGGGTAAAGTCGTACACCGACTCATCAAAAGCCACTTATTCTCACTACCTCCCGGCTACCACTTTACGTGATTCCTTTACGCAAAATGCGCTCAGTATTGGCGCAAATTACCAAATCGGCGACGCTATGGCGATATTTGCACGTTATTCCGACGCCTTTGAAATGCCACGGCTCATTAATTACGGCAATGGCCGCGGGTGGGCTAAAAGTGAAGAGGAGCGCGTACAACAAGACTTTGGCCAACCTATTCGCTTGGCGTTAGGTGAAGTTGGACTACGTTATCAAACCGCTGATTGGCAGTTTAGTGGCGCGTTATTTGAGACCAAATTTGATCCGCTCCCGCTCACGGTGTATCGCGGTGCGGCTACGACTCAACAAGCCGTTTCAATCAATACCCAAACACGAGGGTTGGAGTTCGAATTTGACTATCAATATAGTCCGGCCTTGCAGTTTAGAGCGATAGGTGTGTGGCAAGACGCTGGGTTTTACGGCATTCCTAAGCAATTGCCACAAAGCGAATTTAATGGCAATCAAATAACGCGAACGCCGGAGTTACAACTACGACTGACGCCGGAATACAAAGCTGGACCTATTACCGCGGCTATCACCTGGTCGTATGTTGGTAAGCGCTATTCGGATATCGCCAATCGGTTTGCCTTACCGGCCTATCAAACATGGGACTTATTTACCGAGTTGGCAATTAATGAACAGCTCAGCGCACAGCTTGAGGTTAAAAACCTCACCAATGCTTTGGGGCTAACTGAGGGCAATCCTAGGGATGATTTAAGCCACCAAGAGGCCATCTTTTACGCTAGACCCATTTTTGGTCGCACCATCAAACTTTCGTTAAGTTATCAGTTTTAA